One genomic segment of candidate division KSB1 bacterium includes these proteins:
- a CDS encoding DUF92 domain-containing protein, which translates to MSDWILLPVFFFALVVLIALAELVRRLLHGSAEVTRKSVHVLTGALVAGTPYVFKSMAPMALLGGLFVVVNLVAVRKGLLKGMHGTQRATYGTVFYPLAFLILLLLLWHGHKSIFVASMLIMAFADAAAAIVGENLPRPHEYRLGQEKKSLEGSATMFLVTLGVVVATGLWLGPMDGFALTLPALVWIAAVVAAVTTMCEAVSAFGSDNLSVPLGAAFVMHYMLTHAGADRVAFSVGVLLALVVAVASVKARFLNGSGAAVTFVLATLVFGVGRWQFAVPILTFFVLSSLLSRLGEQRKRLVVANAFAKVGPRDFGQVFANGGVAGILLLVWNFFPEPLWYVLYVASLVAVTADTWGTELGVLGKQVPRSILTWRRLPIGSSGGITLFGTLGGALGAIVVAASAALVGAPGHTLVWTAKTLTALTVIGVGASLVDSLLGATVQAQYRCRSCGKITEKKAHCGETTEFLRGVRWVNNDVVNVACAVSGVLLAWMFRSFLW; encoded by the coding sequence TTGTCAGACTGGATCCTTCTACCTGTTTTCTTTTTCGCCCTGGTGGTGCTCATTGCTCTGGCTGAGCTCGTGCGCCGCCTGTTGCACGGCTCAGCCGAGGTCACGCGCAAATCAGTGCATGTGTTGACCGGTGCGCTCGTGGCGGGCACACCGTATGTCTTTAAGAGCATGGCTCCCATGGCGCTGCTCGGGGGATTGTTTGTGGTCGTCAATCTCGTGGCGGTGCGCAAAGGCCTGCTCAAAGGGATGCACGGCACGCAGCGGGCCACCTACGGCACGGTGTTCTACCCCCTTGCCTTCTTGATCTTGTTGCTCTTGCTCTGGCATGGCCACAAGAGCATCTTTGTCGCCTCGATGTTGATTATGGCCTTTGCTGATGCCGCGGCGGCTATTGTGGGCGAAAACCTGCCGCGGCCACACGAGTACCGCCTTGGGCAGGAGAAAAAATCGCTCGAGGGGTCGGCGACGATGTTTCTGGTCACCCTCGGGGTGGTGGTTGCGACAGGTCTCTGGTTGGGGCCGATGGATGGCTTTGCCTTGACCCTCCCCGCGCTAGTGTGGATAGCAGCCGTGGTGGCAGCGGTGACCACCATGTGCGAGGCTGTTTCGGCATTTGGCTCGGACAATTTGAGTGTGCCGCTGGGTGCCGCCTTCGTGATGCACTACATGCTCACCCACGCCGGAGCAGACCGGGTTGCGTTCAGCGTGGGGGTGCTTCTGGCGCTGGTCGTTGCCGTGGCCTCAGTCAAGGCGCGCTTCCTGAACGGTAGCGGTGCGGCGGTCACCTTTGTGCTGGCCACCCTCGTCTTCGGTGTGGGACGCTGGCAGTTTGCAGTACCCATCCTGACGTTCTTTGTGCTCTCCAGTCTGCTGTCGCGCTTAGGGGAGCAGCGGAAGCGTTTAGTAGTTGCCAACGCATTTGCAAAGGTGGGACCAAGAGACTTTGGCCAGGTGTTCGCCAATGGCGGCGTGGCGGGCATTCTGCTTCTCGTATGGAACTTCTTCCCGGAGCCGTTGTGGTATGTGCTGTACGTCGCCTCGTTGGTGGCGGTGACGGCAGACACCTGGGGCACCGAGCTGGGAGTGCTGGGCAAGCAAGTTCCGCGCTCGATCCTCACATGGCGACGCCTGCCCATTGGCAGCTCGGGTGGGATCACTTTGTTCGGCACACTGGGCGGGGCGTTGGGAGCCATTGTGGTGGCTGCCTCGGCAGCCCTGGTGGGAGCCCCTGGACACACGCTGGTGTGGACGGCAAAGACACTCACCGCCTTAACGGTCATTGGCGTAGGGGCGAGTCTCGTGGATAGCCTCCTTGGGGCCACCGTCCAGGCGCAATATCGCTGCCGGAGCTGTGGCAAGATCACCGAGAAAAAGGCCCATTGTGGGGAGACCACGGAGTTCCTGCGGGGTGTGCGCTGGGTGAACAATGACGTTGTCAATGTTGCGTGCGCGGTGAGTGGGGTACTCTTGGCGTGGATGTTCCGCTCTTTTCTCTGGTAG
- the eno gene encoding phosphopyruvate hydratase, giving the protein MTTIVDVFAREILDSRGNPTVEVDVTLECGAVGRAAIPSGASTGEHEAVELRDGDPARFKGKGVTKAVANVNDIIAEHIIGEDATQQAIIDRMLIDLDGTKNKSKLGANAILGVSLAVCKAAAAAYELPLYQYIGGVNARTLPVPMMNVINGGSHADNNVDLQEFMIVPAGAASFAEAYRMGAEIYQSLKSVLKSKGLSTGVGDEGGFAPNLSSNEEALQVIMEAIHKAGYKAGEQVFLALDPAASAFYDKEKKVYVLASEKRSLNAEQMVAYYEALVKNYPIYSIEDGMAEDDWEGWKLMTDRLGGKIQLVGDDLFVTNIERLRMGIERGICNAILIKLNQIGTLTETLETVEVAKRAGYRAVVSHRSGETEDTTIADVVVAINAGQIKTGSPCRTDRVCKYNQLLRIEESLGEAAQFAGLAVVQRR; this is encoded by the coding sequence ATGACCACTATCGTTGACGTTTTTGCACGTGAGATACTCGACTCGCGTGGCAACCCCACCGTGGAAGTGGATGTGACCTTGGAGTGTGGCGCTGTGGGCAGGGCAGCCATCCCCTCAGGTGCATCGACCGGCGAACACGAGGCGGTGGAACTGCGCGATGGCGACCCTGCGCGCTTCAAGGGAAAGGGTGTGACCAAGGCGGTGGCGAATGTAAACGACATCATTGCTGAGCACATCATCGGCGAGGATGCCACGCAGCAGGCGATCATCGACCGCATGCTCATTGACCTGGACGGCACCAAGAACAAGTCCAAGCTCGGCGCCAATGCCATCCTGGGCGTCTCGCTGGCGGTGTGCAAGGCGGCTGCAGCGGCGTACGAGCTCCCCTTGTACCAGTACATTGGCGGCGTCAACGCGCGCACTCTGCCCGTGCCGATGATGAACGTGATCAACGGCGGCTCGCACGCCGACAACAACGTCGACCTCCAGGAGTTCATGATTGTGCCGGCCGGGGCAGCCAGCTTTGCGGAAGCCTATCGCATGGGCGCAGAGATCTACCAGAGCCTGAAGTCAGTTCTCAAGAGCAAAGGACTCAGTACTGGGGTCGGCGACGAAGGTGGCTTTGCCCCTAACCTCAGCTCCAATGAAGAGGCGCTGCAGGTGATTATGGAGGCCATCCACAAGGCAGGATACAAGGCGGGAGAGCAAGTGTTCCTGGCCCTGGACCCGGCGGCCAGCGCCTTCTACGACAAGGAAAAGAAGGTGTACGTCCTGGCTTCGGAGAAGCGAAGCCTGAACGCCGAACAGATGGTGGCCTACTACGAAGCACTGGTCAAGAACTACCCCATCTACTCCATCGAGGATGGCATGGCGGAGGACGACTGGGAAGGGTGGAAGTTGATGACCGACCGCCTTGGGGGAAAGATTCAGTTGGTGGGGGATGACCTGTTCGTGACGAACATCGAGCGTCTGCGCATGGGCATCGAGCGGGGCATTTGCAACGCCATTCTCATCAAGCTCAATCAAATCGGTACGCTCACCGAGACGCTGGAGACGGTAGAAGTGGCCAAGCGCGCCGGATACCGCGCGGTGGTGTCGCACCGCTCCGGCGAGACCGAGGATACGACCATTGCCGACGTGGTGGTTGCCATCAACGCGGGGCAGATCAAGACGGGAAGCCCCTGCCGCACCGACCGGGTGTGCAAGTACAACCAGCTCCTGCGCATCGAAGAGAGCCTGGGCGAGGCGGCACAGTTTGCCGGACTGGCGGTGGTGCAAAGAAGGTAG
- a CDS encoding GWxTD domain-containing protein, whose product MMVSRKAVLWIATWVMTACSSVVPPQAAWSQMEISPQEHFRPAGEPLFGGALFSYDVFNFACGDSTKSRLDVYICFANDVLQFVKLAPDSFSAAYEVHALVYDRKKNLVASRSRTGRLVVRSFAETNSWTSLTTECIRFELEPQKYQVAIGLTDMDTRKTMERQRDVELREFTRTRVHMSDIVFADTLQLVNGQLRQIVPNLLRAFGSPKSQFKAYCEVYPPLGADSVEVSYEVFDSRQQSIRRERQVFSGKGGVLPLAIDLRSVVQQPGRYELAIQARSTRGRATVKSRFAVQWGTLSFRDTNIDLAIEQLRYVARKKDIDAMLAATPAEREMLFEVFWRRRDPTPGTERNELREEFFRRVDFANRQFTVLLSERDGWRTDRGRIYIIYGPPTEVEREPTQLDSPAYEIWYYRHLNRRFLFADRNGTGDYQLVRSE is encoded by the coding sequence ATGATGGTGAGCAGAAAGGCTGTGCTGTGGATCGCCACATGGGTGATGACCGCCTGCAGCTCGGTCGTTCCACCGCAGGCAGCGTGGAGCCAGATGGAGATAAGCCCGCAGGAGCATTTTCGGCCGGCAGGCGAACCGCTCTTCGGTGGCGCGCTCTTCTCCTATGACGTGTTCAACTTTGCGTGTGGCGATTCTACCAAGAGCCGTCTGGACGTGTACATCTGCTTTGCCAACGATGTGCTGCAATTCGTGAAACTTGCCCCTGATTCCTTCTCAGCGGCGTACGAAGTGCATGCCCTGGTCTACGACCGCAAGAAGAACCTCGTCGCCTCGCGGAGTCGCACGGGCAGACTGGTGGTCCGGTCATTTGCGGAGACGAACTCCTGGACAAGTCTCACCACCGAGTGCATACGATTCGAGCTGGAGCCGCAGAAATACCAGGTAGCCATCGGCCTCACGGACATGGACACGCGCAAGACCATGGAGCGCCAGCGCGACGTGGAGCTGCGGGAGTTCACCCGCACAAGGGTACACATGAGCGACATTGTGTTCGCCGACACTCTGCAGCTGGTCAACGGTCAGCTCAGGCAGATAGTGCCAAACCTCCTTCGCGCCTTCGGTTCGCCCAAGTCCCAATTCAAGGCATATTGCGAGGTCTACCCGCCGCTAGGAGCGGACTCCGTGGAGGTGAGCTATGAGGTGTTTGACAGCCGACAGCAGAGTATCCGGCGGGAGAGGCAGGTCTTCAGTGGCAAGGGAGGCGTGCTACCCTTGGCCATAGACCTGCGCAGCGTGGTGCAGCAGCCAGGGCGCTACGAGTTGGCCATTCAGGCGCGGAGCACCAGGGGACGCGCCACGGTTAAGTCACGATTCGCAGTGCAATGGGGGACCCTGAGCTTCCGCGATACCAACATCGACCTGGCCATCGAGCAGCTCCGGTACGTGGCGCGCAAGAAGGACATCGACGCGATGCTGGCTGCCACTCCCGCCGAGCGCGAGATGCTCTTCGAGGTTTTTTGGCGGCGGCGGGACCCCACCCCGGGCACAGAGCGCAACGAGCTGCGCGAGGAGTTCTTCCGGCGTGTGGATTTCGCCAACCGGCAGTTCACCGTGCTTCTGAGCGAAAGGGACGGCTGGCGGACCGACCGGGGTCGCATCTACATCATCTATGGCCCGCCAACTGAGGTGGAACGGGAGCCTACGCAATTGGACAGTCCCGCCTACGAAATTTGGTACTACCGGCATCTCAACCGGCGGTTCCTGTTTGCCGATCGTAACGGGACCGGTGACTATCAATTGGTGCGCTCCGAGTGA
- a CDS encoding bifunctional homocysteine S-methyltransferase/methylenetetrahydrofolate reductase gives MGADFLQRLEQGVLVCDGAMGTMLYARGIYLNRCFDELNLSQPELLAEIHREYVAAGAQIIETNTFGANRFKLAPHGFDHVVAEINRVGAELARSVGGEEVFVAGAIGPLGVQLEPYGTVTPAEAEAAFREQAEGLLAGGVDIFLLETFADLNEIVAALRAVRSISGRPLVAQMTFGDDGRTLLGAIPEKVATRLLDEGADVVGANCSVGPQPMLEVVQRMHAAGAARIAAQPNAGVPRLVEGRYLYLSSPEYHAEFARRFIAAGARIVGGCCGTTPAHIRAIANAVRATAPRHAAMAIAPRAEVIPKAAVKAREEKSALGRKLGKQFVVSVEVLAPRGCDPAEVLTGVARLRELGIDTVNIPDGPRASARMCPMALAKIIHEELGVEPLLHYTCRDRNLLGIQSDLLGAHALGIRNILAITGDPPKLGDYPSATAVFDVDSIGLTRIIAGLNQGMDIAGNAIGAPTSFLIAVGVNPTAPDLERELARFAQKIEAGAELALTQPVFDDELFAHFLERIADCRIPVLLGIMPLMSYRMVEFLNNEVPGVHVCDAVAERMRKAKTKEEAREVGIATAQETVRHFRERVQGIYLMPPFGKERMEVATQVLEGLAS, from the coding sequence GTGGGCGCAGACTTTTTGCAGCGGCTTGAACAGGGCGTGCTCGTGTGCGATGGGGCCATGGGCACCATGCTCTACGCCCGTGGCATCTATCTGAACCGCTGCTTCGATGAGTTGAATTTGAGCCAGCCGGAGCTGCTGGCCGAGATCCACCGGGAGTATGTGGCGGCAGGGGCGCAGATTATCGAGACCAATACCTTTGGCGCCAACCGCTTCAAGCTGGCGCCACATGGTTTTGACCACGTGGTGGCCGAGATCAATCGCGTAGGGGCCGAGCTGGCACGGAGCGTGGGTGGGGAGGAGGTTTTCGTGGCGGGAGCCATCGGGCCGTTGGGGGTGCAGCTCGAGCCTTATGGCACCGTGACGCCTGCGGAGGCGGAGGCTGCGTTTCGCGAGCAGGCAGAGGGATTGCTCGCCGGCGGCGTGGATATCTTCCTATTGGAGACCTTTGCCGACCTCAACGAGATTGTCGCTGCCTTGCGGGCAGTGCGGTCGATTAGCGGCAGGCCGCTGGTTGCCCAGATGACCTTTGGCGACGATGGTCGCACCCTGTTGGGGGCCATACCGGAAAAGGTGGCCACTCGTCTGCTGGATGAGGGGGCCGACGTCGTCGGGGCCAACTGCTCGGTGGGGCCGCAGCCGATGTTAGAGGTGGTGCAGCGGATGCACGCTGCTGGCGCAGCGCGCATTGCGGCGCAGCCCAACGCTGGCGTGCCGCGCCTGGTGGAGGGGCGGTACCTCTATCTTTCCTCGCCTGAGTACCACGCCGAATTCGCCCGGCGCTTCATTGCGGCCGGTGCGCGTATCGTGGGGGGCTGTTGCGGCACCACTCCCGCGCACATACGCGCCATAGCCAATGCGGTGCGTGCTACCGCCCCGCGGCATGCGGCGATGGCCATTGCTCCTCGTGCCGAGGTCATCCCGAAGGCGGCGGTCAAGGCCCGGGAGGAAAAGTCTGCTCTGGGCCGCAAATTGGGCAAGCAGTTCGTGGTGTCGGTGGAAGTGCTGGCTCCACGGGGTTGCGATCCGGCAGAAGTGCTGACTGGCGTGGCGCGGTTGCGGGAGCTGGGAATCGACACGGTGAACATCCCGGATGGGCCGCGCGCCTCGGCGCGAATGTGCCCCATGGCTTTGGCGAAAATCATCCACGAAGAGCTGGGGGTCGAGCCTCTTCTGCACTATACGTGCCGGGACCGCAACCTGCTGGGCATCCAGTCGGACCTGCTTGGTGCACATGCCCTGGGCATACGTAACATTTTGGCCATCACCGGCGACCCACCCAAGTTGGGCGACTATCCAAGCGCCACGGCGGTCTTCGATGTTGACTCCATCGGCCTGACGCGCATTATCGCTGGGCTCAACCAGGGGATGGACATCGCTGGCAACGCCATCGGCGCGCCCACTTCCTTTCTCATCGCTGTGGGTGTGAATCCCACAGCGCCGGACCTCGAGCGGGAGCTGGCCCGCTTTGCGCAGAAGATCGAGGCGGGGGCAGAATTGGCGCTCACCCAGCCGGTGTTCGACGATGAACTTTTTGCCCACTTCTTGGAACGCATAGCCGATTGCCGCATTCCGGTCCTCCTGGGCATCATGCCCCTCATGAGCTACCGCATGGTGGAATTCCTCAACAACGAAGTCCCTGGCGTGCACGTGTGCGATGCGGTGGCCGAGCGTATGCGCAAGGCAAAGACCAAGGAAGAGGCGCGCGAAGTGGGCATCGCTACCGCGCAGGAGACGGTGCGTCATTTCCGGGAGCGGGTGCAGGGAATCTACCTCATGCCTCCGTTTGGGAAAGAGAGGATGGAGGTGGCAACGCAAGTCTTGGAGGGGCTCGCTTCATGA
- a CDS encoding septum formation initiator family protein — MDRRRRRVRPRRRTNFRRFLYPLIPIVLAVIYLSGSAGFVNQYRLVQKKRQLEQRERELEARKAELQAEIDRLRHDRAYLEKVAREVYGLCRPDEVVFMMKLQDEDF; from the coding sequence GTGGACAGACGCCGGCGCAGGGTACGACCCCGACGCCGCACAAACTTTCGTCGCTTCTTGTACCCACTCATACCGATCGTCTTGGCGGTGATCTATCTGAGCGGGAGTGCCGGCTTTGTCAATCAGTACCGCCTGGTGCAGAAGAAGCGGCAACTGGAGCAGAGGGAGCGGGAGTTGGAAGCGCGCAAGGCAGAGCTGCAGGCCGAGATCGACCGGCTCCGTCACGACCGGGCGTACTTGGAGAAGGTGGCACGCGAGGTCTATGGTTTGTGCCGTCCTGACGAAGTGGTTTTCATGATGAAACTGCAGGACGAGGACTTTTGA